One Hordeum vulgare subsp. vulgare chromosome 4H, MorexV3_pseudomolecules_assembly, whole genome shotgun sequence DNA window includes the following coding sequences:
- the LOC123450721 gene encoding putative cyclin-dependent kinase F-2, with the protein MAARKRPAAALDAFRATTTQHQQSATSRSCKRSRAFIGCTDDYQQVECLGKGGFGVVLRVRHKVTKKDLAVKFLSSPDDTEEGADVEDLHREAGFLEACQGNPYVVGFEGMVHDLDAGDVGLAMEYVEGSSLESLLWDRRDGPPLPESMVRDFMWKLLNGAEKMHDRHVVHRDIKPGNILVGETGELVKICDLGLAISMSDKPPYNQAGTSSYMAPEMIMGKRDYDALVDSWSIGCVFAELLTGATLFMLDDEDEEKDRTKNAIKQLGSIFRVLGVPDERTWPGCTSLPLTVKAPQLLQERHKHNRLRDLFPEEKLSEEGFQVLQGLLTCNPDKRLTAAAALKRPWFAVPRSAAAAASTKADALSFPKRKAPRIKFIPPAMPEKNVLKIPLAVWNATQRV; encoded by the coding sequence ATGGCCGCCCGTAAGCGACCTGCTGCCGCCCTCGACGCCTTCCGCGCGACGACGACTCAACATCAACAATCGGCGACGTCCCGGTCCTGCAAGAGGAGCCGCGCCTTCATCGGGTGCACCGACGACTACCAGCAGGTGGAGTGCCTAGGCAAAGGAGGCTTCGGCGTCGTCCTCAGGGTGCGCCACAAAGTCACCAAAAAGGACTTGGCCGTCAAGTTCCTCTCCTCGCCGGACGACACCGAGGAGGGGGCCGACGTCGAagatcttcatcgggaggccggaTTCCTCGAGGCATGCCAAGGAAATCCTTACGTCGTCGGCTTCGAGGGCATGGTGCACGACCTGGACGCAGGCGACGTCGGCCTCGCCATGGAGTACGTCGAGGGGTCTAGCCTCGAGTCTTTACTGTGGGACAGGCGCGACGGCCCGCCGCTCCCGGAATCCATGGTGCGCGACTTCATGTGGAAGCTTCTGAACGGAGCCGAAAAGATGCACGACCGCCATGTCGTCCACCGCGACATCAAGCCCGGCAACATCCTCGTCGGGGAAACCGGGGAGCTCGTCAAGATCTGCGACCTTGGGCTCGCCATCTCCATGTCCGACAAGCCACCATACAATCAGGCCGGCACATCATCCTACATGGCGCCCGAGATGATCATGGGGAAGCGGGACTACGACGCGCTCGTGGACTCGTGGTCCATCGGCTGCGTCTTTGCCGAACTGCTCACCGGCGCGACGCTGTTCATGCTCGACGACGAAGATGAGGAGAAAGACCGGACAAAGAATGCCATAAAGCAGCTGGGGAGCATCTTCCGAGTGCTCGGGGTGCCGGACGAGAGGACGTGGCCAGGGTGCACGTCGCTGCCGCTCACCGTCAAGGCGCCGCAGCTGCTGCAGGAGAGGCACAAGCACAACCGGCTGCGGGATTTGTTCCCTGAAGAGAAGCTGTCCGAGGAAGGATTCCAGGTGTTGCAAGGGCTCCTCACATGCAACCCCGACAAGCGACTGACGGCAGCCGCCGCGCTGAAGCGCCCATGGTTCGCTGTTCCTcgttcggccgccgccgccgcctccacgaaGGCCGACGCTCTGTCGTTTCCTAAAAGGAAGGCACCAAGGATCAAGTTCATCCCGCCGGCGATGCCAGAGAAGAATGTACTCAAAATTCCACTGGCCGTGTGGAACGCAACGCAACGGGTGTAA